The Roseimicrobium gellanilyticum sequence ATTCGCCTCCAGGAGTTCCTGCATGGCGCTGGTCACCTCTCCGGGCGCGGTCGGCAGGGCGCCGAGGATCCAGTTCATGAAGATGGTCTCCGCCGTTTCATTGAGCGTGATGATGACGGTGATGTCTTCGTCGAAGGTAAGGCAGCACTGGTTGCTCTCGTCCCACTCGATAGCTGCTTCTCCCTCCATGGGAAGTGACTCCTGGATGAGACGGAGAAGATCGTTGGCATGTTGACGGATTTCAGACATCTGCGGAGTGAGTGAGAACAATCTGGTGACGAGGGAGAGTTCGGCTTCTCTGCTCACTGGTTAGCCATCACGAGCAAAAAATATCTGGAAGCCCACTCTCAGGCCTCGTCGAGACCTTCCCATCTGAATTCCTCTTCAATGATGATGTGCGCAAACGAGGTCAGACGTGTGAGACTGAAGCGCGACACCGACACATCCTATATCAATGTGTTCTCCCGTGCTGCCTGCGAAACGTCTGTGGGCTCGTGGCTTTGATCTGCTGGAAGACGCGATTGAAATTCGAGATGGACTGGAATCCACTCGCGAAGGCGATCTCGCTCACACTTTGCGAAGTATCCGTGAGAAGTTTG is a genomic window containing:
- a CDS encoding CesT family type III secretion system chaperone, producing MSEIRQHANDLLRLIQESLPMEGEAAIEWDESNQCCLTFDEDITVIITLNETAETIFMNWILGALPTAPGEVTSAMQELLEANHEWNHTEGGALGLDSETGLVTLSYRVDLPLEDAAVIQDIIARLYSVSSHWQKSLNLGYPDEAAASTRSAHVPP